In Campylobacter vicugnae, a genomic segment contains:
- a CDS encoding restriction endonuclease subunit S, whose product MESPFINSNLLSKTKVTSIPNLTLEMISDCLIPLPSLAEQQRIVSKIEEIFAILDRISNELGTDI is encoded by the coding sequence ATTGAAAGTCCTTTTATAAATTCTAATCTTTTATCAAAAACTAAAGTAACATCTATTCCAAATCTTACGCTAGAAATGATTTCGGATTGTTTAATTCCTCTTCCTTCTCTCGCAGAACAACAAAGAATAGTTTCAAAAATTGAAGAGATATTTGCTATATTAGATAGAATTAGTAACGAGTTAGGTACAGATATTTAA
- a CDS encoding GIY-YIG nuclease family protein, whose product MEKSKQGHVYILESDNCDCIKIGGTDFPPAKRLREINETEPYKTLGPWRIVDFREVSDWRKVEHNLHYQFRDVQNHEIKNQKELFHLNKKVAVDALCAINPDEVLYRPKIDRLFQEERFLKYITELFKATGILNCIDMQGIWTFALFPSTNGGRFFTLNIGSHEVAFSTVSKKDRKQENYIVVDKMIFDPDFTELQNWILSHNGGIQEATYSTAKERAAAIHFECEFSETIDIFKIQGFRRAVIAYWYDTLIDKTNENKFSTYERYHNYNAVARILEYSREKDT is encoded by the coding sequence ATGGAAAAATCTAAGCAAGGACATGTATATATTCTGGAATCAGATAATTGTGATTGCATAAAGATTGGCGGTACGGATTTTCCTCCTGCAAAAAGGTTAAGAGAAATAAACGAAACGGAACCATATAAAACTCTTGGTCCCTGGCGAATTGTGGATTTTAGAGAAGTTTCTGATTGGAGAAAAGTAGAACATAATTTACATTATCAATTTAGAGACGTACAAAATCATGAAATAAAAAATCAAAAAGAACTATTTCATTTGAATAAAAAGGTTGCTGTAGATGCTTTATGTGCTATAAATCCTGATGAAGTTCTTTACCGTCCTAAAATAGATAGATTATTCCAAGAAGAGAGATTCTTAAAGTATATTACTGAATTATTTAAAGCTACTGGAATTCTGAATTGCATTGATATGCAAGGAATTTGGACATTTGCTTTATTTCCATCAACTAATGGCGGTCGCTTCTTTACTTTAAATATTGGCTCTCATGAAGTTGCTTTTAGTACAGTGTCTAAGAAAGATAGAAAACAAGAAAACTATATTGTAGTTGATAAAATGATTTTCGATCCAGATTTTACTGAATTGCAGAATTGGATATTATCACATAATGGTGGTATTCAGGAAGCTACATATTCAACGGCAAAAGAAAGAGCTGCTGCAATTCATTTTGAATGTGAATTTTCAGAAACTATAGATATTTTTAAAATTCAGGGATTTAGACGGGCTGTTATAGCATATTGGTATGATACTCTTATTGATAAGACTAATGAAAATAAATTTAGTACTTATGAGAGGTATCATAATTATAATGCTGTAGCTAGAATTCTTGAATATTCAAGAGAAAAAGACACATAA
- the tgt gene encoding tRNA guanosine(34) transglycosylase Tgt gives MEFKIDKISQNARACTIKMAHGVVQTPVFMPVGTLGAIKSLDAVDMSEILGAKIILANTYHMYLRPTSKVVKEFGGLHGFSRFDGNFLTDSGGFQAFSLSHRSKPDENGIKFKSHIDGSLHYFTPKSVLDTQYDFNSDIMMILDDLVALPATKERIELSLKRTIKWAKEAEMYHKSQKSKGIGVDQNLFGIIQGGTDYKTRKECAQALCDMEFDGLAIGGLSVGESNQQMYDTVEGVMPYIDPNRPRYLMGVGTPEDLVENVSRGVDMFDCVMPTRNARNGTLFTSFGKLNIKAAAFINDHEPIDNECQCYTCKRYSRGYLNHLYKAKELTFFRLASLHNLHYYLNLMKQMREAILADKFIEFKMEFYAKRA, from the coding sequence ATGGAATTTAAGATAGATAAAATAAGCCAAAACGCAAGAGCTTGCACTATAAAGATGGCTCACGGAGTTGTACAAACTCCAGTATTTATGCCAGTTGGTACGCTTGGGGCGATTAAGAGTCTAGATGCGGTTGATATGAGCGAGATTTTAGGAGCTAAGATTATTTTAGCCAATACCTATCATATGTATTTGCGCCCTACTAGCAAGGTTGTTAAGGAGTTTGGTGGATTACATGGGTTTAGTAGATTTGATGGTAATTTTCTTACTGATAGTGGTGGATTTCAGGCGTTTTCACTCTCACATCGCTCTAAACCTGATGAGAATGGGATTAAATTTAAAAGCCATATAGATGGTAGTCTTCACTATTTTACGCCAAAGAGCGTTTTAGATACTCAGTATGATTTTAATAGTGATATTATGATGATATTAGATGATTTAGTAGCACTACCAGCGACAAAAGAGCGCATAGAGCTAAGCCTAAAACGCACAATAAAATGGGCTAAAGAGGCTGAAATGTATCACAAAAGCCAAAAAAGCAAAGGCATAGGAGTAGATCAAAATCTTTTTGGAATAATTCAAGGAGGTACTGACTATAAAACACGCAAAGAGTGCGCACAAGCGCTATGTGATATGGAGTTTGATGGATTAGCTATTGGCGGGCTAAGTGTGGGCGAATCAAATCAGCAGATGTATGATACAGTAGAAGGAGTTATGCCATATATAGATCCTAATCGCCCTAGATATTTAATGGGAGTTGGTACGCCTGAGGATTTAGTAGAAAATGTCAGTCGTGGGGTTGATATGTTTGATTGTGTGATGCCTACAAGAAATGCTAGAAATGGGACGCTATTTACCAGTTTTGGCAAGTTAAATATCAAAGCAGCAGCATTTATAAACGATCATGAACCAATAGATAATGAGTGCCAGTGCTACACTTGCAAACGATATAGCCGTGGATATTTAAACCATCTATATAAGGCTAAAGAGCTTACATTTTTTAGACTTGCGAGTTTGCATAATCTACATTACTATCTAAATTTAATGAAACAGATGAGAGAGGCTATTTTGGCTGATAAGTTTATAGAGTTTAAGATGGAATTTTATGCTAAAAGGGCTTAA
- a CDS encoding RluA family pseudouridine synthase: MQKAYKLLAIQEGISNNEAKELIDAGLVSVGGQRLVLARGLLKESAKFKVTKLAKPVKIFEDENIIAVNKPPFITSQKIAEIFKFPLLNRLDKETSGVILLYKNDDFQQRAIKEFAQNRVGKTYLAVVKGIVCESSTINQPLTTIKTKSGAFSKIDLKNGKTAITHITPVAVEGKKSLLKVDIETGRTHQIRVHLASSGFGIVGDEKYAKSSSKRLYLHSLRTKIFDYEFYAQPDSGFFDQGFDQIDRSILKTL; the protein is encoded by the coding sequence ATGCAAAAGGCTTATAAACTTCTAGCAATTCAAGAGGGTATTTCAAACAACGAAGCTAAGGAGTTAATAGACGCTGGATTAGTAAGTGTAGGCGGCCAAAGGCTTGTGCTTGCTAGAGGACTTTTAAAAGAGAGTGCTAAATTTAAGGTAACAAAACTAGCCAAACCGGTGAAAATTTTTGAAGATGAAAATATAATAGCAGTCAATAAACCACCATTTATCACGAGCCAAAAAATTGCTGAGATATTTAAATTTCCACTTTTGAATCGTTTAGATAAAGAGACTAGTGGAGTGATTTTGCTATATAAAAATGATGATTTTCAACAGCGTGCCATTAAAGAATTTGCACAAAATAGGGTAGGTAAAACCTATCTTGCAGTTGTTAAAGGTATAGTTTGTGAAAGCTCTACTATAAACCAGCCACTAACAACTATAAAAACAAAATCTGGAGCCTTTAGCAAAATCGATCTAAAAAATGGTAAAACAGCTATCACGCATATCACTCCAGTAGCAGTCGAAGGTAAAAAATCATTATTAAAAGTAGATATAGAAACTGGCAGAACTCATCAGATTAGAGTGCATTTAGCAAGTAGTGGATTTGGCATTGTAGGAGATGAAAAATATGCCAAAAGTAGCTCAAAAAGGCTATATCTACATAGTTTAAGAACTAAGATTTTTGATTATGAGTTTTATGCTCAGCCTGATAGTGGATTTTTTGATCAAGGATTTGACCAGATCGATAGAAGTATCTTAAAAACCTTATAA
- the waaA gene encoding lipid IV(A) 3-deoxy-D-manno-octulosonic acid transferase, whose protein sequence is MIYTLFTWLLLIISSPFLWFLSFRQKFIRSLRARFFLYQNPKPKFAKYHFHACSFGETCAIEPLVKELKDCRVSVITQTGFDKAKKYADCRFLPFECFLPFWLSRSDVLIVFEAELWLNLFRVAKSNGSKTILLNARISDKSYKNYLRFKFYYKWLFKYVDLVLAQSQTDKDRLTNLGAKNIKVVGNIKSANLPKPSKHYKKPDKRVIIIASSHENEEKNLLANLKLNHNDQLFIVPRHPERFNSVYNIIKDSIKNISFERFSDNMGLNSQIILVDTLGELVNLYAIADIVVLCGSFEKGIGGHNPIEAAQFKCKILSGEYIHNQKDLYKAVSGIEFCSYENVWQKINSNLKSTKIINMCDMDKIIKEIKG, encoded by the coding sequence GTGATTTATACTCTATTTACATGGCTTTTGCTTATTATCTCATCTCCATTTTTGTGGTTTTTGAGTTTTAGGCAAAAGTTTATCCGTAGCCTTAGGGCTAGATTTTTCTTATATCAAAATCCAAAACCTAAATTTGCTAAATATCACTTTCATGCTTGTAGCTTTGGTGAGACTTGCGCTATTGAGCCTTTAGTAAAAGAGTTAAAAGATTGTAGAGTAAGCGTGATTACTCAAACTGGATTTGATAAGGCTAAGAAATATGCAGATTGCAGATTTTTGCCTTTTGAGTGTTTTTTGCCTTTTTGGTTAAGTAGATCAGATGTTTTGATAGTTTTTGAAGCAGAGCTATGGCTAAATTTATTTAGAGTAGCTAAATCAAACGGCTCTAAAACTATACTTTTAAATGCTAGAATTAGCGATAAAAGCTATAAAAATTATCTTAGATTTAAATTTTATTATAAATGGCTTTTTAAATATGTTGATTTAGTTTTAGCACAAAGCCAGACAGATAAAGATCGTTTAACAAACCTAGGGGCTAAAAATATAAAAGTCGTAGGAAATATCAAATCAGCTAACCTACCAAAGCCATCAAAGCATTATAAAAAACCAGATAAAAGAGTGATAATAATAGCTAGCTCACACGAAAATGAAGAGAAAAATCTATTAGCCAATCTAAAGCTTAATCATAACGATCAGCTTTTTATAGTTCCGCGTCATCCTGAGAGATTTAATAGCGTTTATAATATTATTAAAGATAGTATTAAAAATATAAGCTTTGAGAGATTTAGTGATAATATGGGGTTAAATTCGCAGATTATTCTTGTAGATACTCTTGGAGAGCTGGTTAATTTATATGCAATTGCTGATATTGTCGTGCTTTGTGGTAGTTTTGAAAAGGGCATTGGAGGGCATAATCCTATAGAGGCGGCTCAATTTAAATGCAAAATTTTAAGCGGAGAGTATATCCATAATCAAAAAGATTTATATAAAGCAGTAAGCGGGATTGAGTTTTGTTCATATGAAAATGTGTGGCAAAAGATAAATTCAAATTTAAAAAGCACAAAAATTATAAATATGTGCGATATGGATAAGATAATAAAAGAGATAAAAGGATAA
- a CDS encoding zinc ribbon domain-containing protein, producing the protein MNKYLQQLVNLSQIDQKIDNYAPRIDSINRNLQLKKDEIVAIDENIEKVDNEISELKAQIANTNSHINEFNAKIKDISKKSSAVKSEKEIKALNLEEDLAKDQLEAANEEIGRLERIIDNKNELKAELEEKKTQIQNSLDSLNNEVADELKAIENERSKIYDQKEKLLADMNQKILTFYEKIRKWAKNTAVVPVRKQACYGCFMKINDKTYAHIIKSDDITTCPHCGRILYKETIEE; encoded by the coding sequence ATGAATAAGTATCTACAACAACTTGTGAATTTATCACAAATCGACCAAAAAATCGATAATTATGCACCAAGAATTGATAGTATTAATAGAAATTTACAACTTAAAAAAGATGAAATAGTAGCTATAGATGAAAATATAGAAAAAGTTGATAATGAAATATCAGAGCTAAAAGCACAAATTGCTAATACAAATTCTCATATTAATGAGTTTAACGCTAAAATCAAAGATATTAGCAAAAAATCCTCAGCTGTAAAGAGCGAAAAAGAGATAAAAGCTCTAAATTTAGAAGAGGATCTAGCAAAAGATCAGCTTGAAGCAGCTAATGAAGAGATTGGCAGACTTGAGAGAATAATTGATAATAAAAATGAGTTAAAAGCTGAGCTTGAAGAGAAAAAAACTCAAATTCAAAATAGCCTAGATAGCCTAAATAACGAAGTAGCTGATGAGTTAAAAGCTATTGAAAATGAAAGAAGCAAGATTTATGATCAAAAAGAGAAATTGCTAGCTGATATGAATCAAAAAATACTTACATTTTATGAAAAAATTCGTAAATGGGCAAAAAATACAGCAGTTGTACCAGTAAGAAAGCAAGCTTGCTACGGTTGCTTTATGAAGATAAATGACAAGACTTACGCTCATATTATTAAAAGTGATGATATTACAACTTGCCCACATTGTGGTAGAATCCTTTATAAAGAGACTATTGAGGAGTGA
- a CDS encoding Nif3-like dinuclear metal center hexameric protein gives MKISEIYAILDSIAPFELQESWDNSGLIIGSMGDEFDSVTLSLDLDSLLVARAKPRTLFITHHPLIFKGLKSLDSSKYPANLIKEMIKKDISLISMHTNYDKMVLNKFVLSEILGYKNYEQDGEFILKFEVNKSFEEFVADIKSKLNLVTIRVVKGCDFIKTAALCTGSGSELISNLKADCFLSGDFKYHTALQSYENSLSLIDINHFESERYFGESLALNLQKFKVFATITNSINPFEYR, from the coding sequence GTGAAAATATCTGAAATTTATGCTATTCTTGATAGTATAGCACCATTTGAACTACAAGAGAGTTGGGATAATTCTGGACTTATAATAGGCAGTATGGGCGATGAGTTTGATAGTGTTACTTTAAGTTTGGATTTAGATAGTTTATTAGTAGCTAGGGCTAAACCTAGAACACTTTTTATAACTCATCATCCTTTAATTTTTAAAGGGTTAAAAAGCCTTGATAGCAGCAAGTATCCAGCAAATTTAATAAAAGAGATGATTAAAAAAGATATTAGCCTAATCTCTATGCATACTAATTATGATAAGATGGTTTTAAATAAATTTGTCTTAAGTGAGATTTTAGGTTATAAAAATTATGAACAAGATGGTGAATTTATACTTAAATTTGAGGTAAATAAGAGCTTTGAAGAGTTTGTAGCTGATATAAAATCTAAATTAAATTTAGTTACTATAAGAGTAGTTAAAGGGTGTGATTTTATCAAAACAGCAGCACTTTGCACTGGAAGTGGAAGCGAGTTAATTAGCAATTTAAAGGCTGATTGCTTTTTAAGTGGAGATTTTAAGTATCATACAGCACTTCAATCTTATGAAAATTCACTTAGCTTGATTGATATTAATCATTTTGAAAGTGAGCGGTATTTTGGGGAGTCTTTGGCATTAAACTTGCAAAAGTTTAAAGTTTTTGCTACAATCACGAACTCAATAAATCCATTTGAATATAGATAA
- the glyQ gene encoding glycine--tRNA ligase subunit alpha translates to MTFSQIILTLQQYWNEQGCIIVQPYDMPAGAGTYHQATFLRSLGDKPWNVAYVAPSRRPTDGRYGENPNRLGSYYQFQVIMKPSPKNIQELYLKSLERLGLDLKKHDIRFVEDNWESPTLGAWGLGWEVWLDGMEVTQFTYFQQVGGIPCELISAEVTYGIERLAMYLQDKDSVYDIVWDDYNGNIVTYGDVHKQGEFEFSKYNFEIADTAKLFAWFESYSNECKAILEHGLALPAYDYCMLAAHTFNVLDARGAISVTQRQDYILKIRELAKGCALAYKESLK, encoded by the coding sequence ATGACATTTAGTCAGATAATTTTAACTCTACAACAATATTGGAACGAACAAGGCTGTATTATCGTCCAGCCATATGATATGCCAGCTGGTGCTGGTACATATCATCAAGCTACTTTTTTACGCTCTTTAGGGGATAAGCCGTGGAATGTAGCATATGTAGCTCCATCTCGCCGTCCAACAGATGGTAGATATGGAGAAAATCCAAATAGACTTGGTAGTTACTATCAGTTTCAAGTAATAATGAAACCAAGCCCAAAAAATATCCAAGAGCTATATTTAAAAAGTCTTGAAAGATTAGGTCTTGATCTTAAAAAGCATGATATTAGGTTTGTAGAAGATAATTGGGAAAGCCCGACACTTGGTGCGTGGGGTCTAGGCTGGGAAGTTTGGCTAGATGGTATGGAAGTAACACAATTTACATATTTTCAGCAAGTAGGCGGAATTCCGTGTGAATTAATAAGCGCTGAAGTAACATATGGAATTGAACGCTTGGCTATGTATCTACAAGATAAAGATAGTGTTTATGATATTGTTTGGGATGATTATAATGGAAATATAGTTACCTACGGCGATGTGCATAAGCAAGGTGAATTTGAGTTTAGTAAATATAATTTTGAAATAGCTGATACTGCTAAACTTTTTGCGTGGTTTGAGTCTTACTCTAATGAGTGTAAGGCGATTTTAGAGCATGGATTAGCACTTCCAGCATATGATTATTGTATGCTTGCAGCGCATACATTTAATGTGCTTGATGCGCGTGGAGCAATTAGCGTTACGCAAAGGCAGGATTATATCCTTAAGATTAGAGAGCTGGCAAAAGGCTGCGCATTAGCTTATAAAGAGAGTTTAAAATAG
- a CDS encoding DUF3972 domain-containing protein — MKTYLAIDEFCQLVHLKREVVDGMIQRGALNTKVDNGVMYIEANEGTMSVVPASNGDMVVSNEHYTLPGESFVEKTIGTILNLHEKVLDAKDETLEALRNENKFLKEALYSMQELYDEDRKTVETLTNQLKLAQEEVEFLKRKYKLMWNKAIENFNDNKGKS; from the coding sequence ATGAAAACATATCTAGCCATTGATGAGTTTTGTCAGCTTGTGCATTTAAAGCGTGAGGTTGTAGATGGTATGATTCAAAGAGGTGCACTAAATACAAAAGTAGATAATGGCGTGATGTATATAGAGGCAAATGAAGGAACTATGAGTGTTGTACCTGCTAGTAATGGCGATATGGTAGTAAGTAATGAGCATTATACTTTACCTGGTGAGAGCTTTGTAGAAAAGACTATTGGAACTATCTTAAATTTACATGAGAAAGTTTTAGACGCTAAAGATGAAACTCTTGAAGCACTTAGAAATGAGAATAAATTTCTTAAAGAGGCACTTTATTCTATGCAAGAGCTATATGATGAAGATAGAAAGACGGTTGAAACGCTTACAAATCAGCTTAAATTAGCTCAAGAAGAGGTTGAGTTTCTAAAAAGAAAATATAAGCTAATGTGGAATAAAGCCATAGAGAATTTTAACGACAATAAAGGAAAATCATGA
- the purE gene encoding 5-(carboxyamino)imidazole ribonucleotide mutase, with amino-acid sequence MKFVSIIMGSKSDYEIVSETAKILEEFDVKYEMIISSAHRSPTRTRQYVEDADARGAVVFICAAGMAAHLAGAVAAYSLKPVIGVPMGGSAVNGVDALYSTVQMPAGMPVATLAIGKAGAKNAAYLAMQILALSDENLALKLKEDREKQAKSLEADSKKIEVLLGGAK; translated from the coding sequence ATGAAATTTGTTAGTATTATAATGGGTAGCAAGAGTGATTATGAGATTGTTAGCGAAACTGCTAAAATATTAGAAGAATTTGATGTTAAATATGAGATGATTATTAGCTCAGCTCATAGAAGCCCAACTAGAACTCGCCAATATGTAGAAGATGCCGATGCTAGAGGCGCAGTAGTCTTTATCTGTGCAGCTGGTATGGCAGCCCACTTAGCAGGAGCAGTTGCAGCTTATAGCCTAAAACCAGTAATTGGCGTGCCAATGGGTGGTTCAGCAGTAAATGGCGTAGATGCGCTATATTCAACTGTTCAAATGCCAGCTGGTATGCCAGTAGCTACACTTGCAATTGGTAAAGCAGGAGCTAAAAATGCTGCATATCTAGCAATGCAAATTCTAGCTCTAAGTGATGAAAATTTGGCTTTAAAACTAAAAGAAGATAGAGAAAAACAGGCTAAATCTTTAGAAGCAGATTCTAAGAAAATAGAGGTACTCCTAGGTGGTGCTAAATGA
- a CDS encoding peptidase U32 family protein gives MKKPELLSPAGNLTKLKIALAYGADAVYASVGNFSLRQRSAKEFDLESFEEGVRLAHKSGAKFYATINGFPYNAQLDNLKKHIKTVSEFGVDAFIIATPGVMKLAKEIAPHIEVHLSTQANVMNYLDAQIYHDMGASRIVAAREMSLKDAVLIKEMIPSLELEIFCHGSMCFAYSGRCLVSAVQSGRLSNRGSCANDCRFNYELYAKSPENGALFRLEENEHGTHIMNSKDLNLSKHILKILQTQAVDSLKIEGRTKSEYYAACATKAYRMAIDDAIAGKFRPEIYEAELNTLKNRGFSDGYLIHKPYERDDTQNHKTSIEEGTHQVHAISIDGQSFKTKFKIDTKHEYEIFAPVNAVINSVENELGTIYKRDDKYYVKFKKLLSTKGKEFDEIHSGNENEIKLPANLPEFSFLRKEIVEGE, from the coding sequence GTGAAAAAGCCAGAACTTTTAAGCCCGGCTGGGAATTTAACTAAGCTTAAAATCGCTTTAGCATATGGAGCTGATGCAGTATATGCAAGCGTAGGTAATTTTTCTTTAAGACAAAGAAGTGCGAAGGAATTTGACCTTGAAAGTTTTGAAGAGGGAGTAAGATTAGCACACAAAAGTGGAGCTAAGTTTTACGCTACAATAAATGGCTTTCCATATAATGCACAGCTTGATAATCTTAAAAAACATATCAAAACAGTTAGCGAATTTGGAGTTGATGCTTTTATAATTGCAACTCCTGGAGTTATGAAGTTAGCCAAAGAAATTGCACCGCATATTGAGGTGCATCTTTCTACTCAAGCAAATGTTATGAACTATTTAGATGCTCAAATTTATCATGATATGGGTGCTAGTAGGATAGTAGCAGCTCGTGAAATGAGCTTAAAAGATGCTGTATTGATTAAAGAGATGATTCCAAGCCTAGAATTAGAGATATTTTGTCATGGCTCGATGTGTTTTGCATATTCAGGTAGATGCCTAGTCTCAGCAGTACAAAGTGGTAGATTAAGCAATCGTGGTAGTTGTGCAAATGATTGTAGGTTTAACTATGAATTATATGCTAAAAGTCCTGAAAATGGCGCTTTGTTTCGCCTTGAAGAAAATGAACACGGCACTCATATAATGAATTCTAAAGATTTAAATTTAAGTAAGCATATATTAAAAATCCTTCAAACTCAAGCCGTAGATAGCTTAAAAATAGAAGGTAGAACAAAAAGCGAATACTACGCAGCATGTGCTACAAAAGCTTATAGAATGGCAATTGATGATGCTATAGCTGGTAAATTTCGACCTGAAATTTATGAAGCAGAGCTAAATACGCTAAAAAATAGAGGTTTTAGCGATGGGTATTTAATTCATAAACCATATGAAAGAGATGATACTCAAAATCATAAAACTAGCATAGAAGAAGGCACTCACCAAGTCCATGCTATTAGTATCGATGGTCAAAGTTTTAAGACTAAATTTAAAATAGATACTAAACATGAATATGAGATTTTTGCTCCGGTTAATGCAGTTATTAATAGTGTTGAAAATGAACTTGGCACTATTTATAAAAGAGATGATAAATATTATGTTAAATTTAAAAAGCTACTAAGCACAAAAGGCAAGGAATTTGATGAAATTCATAGTGGAAATGAAAATGAGATTAAACTCCCTGCTAATTTACCAGAGTTTAGCTTTTTGCGTAAAGAGATTGTAGAAGGAGAGTAA
- a CDS encoding chemotaxis protein, translating into MTQEELDALMAEDLSDLGNSIDSIDSIGLEEPNQKEDADAVIQDGGHIVTHDNYRVSSTSAWPPPPPTDDHKVVHQLDDVTKDSEEKATEMFDKLETINGFCLDAENTSNDAKTCIARNIEVFEILHEKFPNVQTFGELLELNKNLDNKIDNIINSVQMGQDEVMMTMDMMQYQDIHRQKIERVINVMRALSKYMNSLFEGKIDDDKRVGSAMHIEGDTTTEDVVSNADIEALINSLGKK; encoded by the coding sequence ATGACACAAGAAGAATTAGATGCTTTAATGGCTGAAGATCTAAGTGATCTAGGTAATAGCATAGATAGTATAGATAGTATTGGCTTAGAAGAGCCAAATCAAAAAGAGGATGCTGATGCAGTTATTCAAGATGGAGGCCATATAGTTACACATGATAATTATAGAGTTAGCTCAACTAGTGCATGGCCACCACCACCACCAACAGATGACCATAAAGTAGTTCATCAACTTGATGATGTTACTAAAGATTCTGAAGAAAAAGCCACTGAGATGTTTGATAAGCTAGAGACTATCAATGGATTTTGTCTAGATGCAGAAAACACATCAAATGATGCTAAAACTTGTATTGCAAGAAATATAGAGGTTTTTGAAATTTTGCATGAAAAATTTCCAAATGTTCAAACATTTGGCGAACTTTTAGAGCTTAATAAAAATCTAGACAATAAAATAGATAATATTATAAACAGTGTTCAAATGGGTCAAGATGAAGTAATGATGACAATGGATATGATGCAGTATCAAGATATACATCGTCAAAAAATCGAAAGAGTTATAAATGTAATGCGCGCCTTAAGCAAATATATGAATAGCTTATTTGAAGGTAAGATTGATGATGATAAACGCGTAGGCTCTGCTATGCATATTGAAGGAGATACAACAACTGAAGATGTTGTAAGCAATGCTGATATTGAAGCTTTAATTAATTCATTGGGTAAAAAGTGA
- a CDS encoding histidinol-phosphatase: protein MIVDLHNHTPLCNHATGTPIDYAKAAFNQGCKFYGFSDHAPMNFDQKYRMSFKDMDDYKEAIDILKAEFKDKMEILFGYEVDYLPGFIDDRVLNANVDYLIGSVHFLNGWGFDNPEFIGEYKNRDIDQIYIDYFNAIKEMAKFGKFDIVGHIDLIKVFNYKPKTDIRIIAKDALNEIKKSGMTVELNSAGLRKPVCEIYPGDDILEMMSQMGIDITLSSDAHSIEQVGQNMDKIIKKAKDFGYNEVAIYKNQEKIMVKI, encoded by the coding sequence ATGATCGTAGATCTACACAACCATACTCCACTATGCAATCACGCAACAGGTACTCCAATAGATTATGCCAAGGCTGCCTTTAATCAAGGGTGCAAATTTTATGGATTTAGTGATCATGCTCCAATGAATTTTGATCAAAAATATAGAATGAGCTTTAAAGATATGGATGATTATAAAGAGGCAATTGATATTTTAAAAGCTGAATTTAAAGACAAAATGGAGATATTATTTGGTTACGAGGTTGATTATTTACCCGGATTTATAGACGATAGAGTGCTAAATGCTAATGTTGATTATCTAATCGGGTCGGTGCATTTTTTAAACGGCTGGGGATTTGATAATCCTGAGTTTATTGGAGAGTATAAAAATAGAGATATTGATCAAATTTATATTGATTATTTTAACGCCATTAAAGAGATGGCAAAATTTGGCAAATTTGATATTGTTGGTCATATTGATCTTATTAAGGTATTTAACTATAAACCAAAAACAGATATAAGAATCATCGCTAAAGATGCTTTAAATGAGATTAAAAAAAGCGGTATGACAGTAGAGCTAAATAGTGCTGGTCTTCGCAAACCAGTATGTGAGATTTATCCTGGAGATGATATTTTGGAGATGATGAGTCAAATGGGTATTGATATTACTCTTTCAAGCGACGCGCACTCTATAGAACAAGTTGGACAAAATATGGATAAAATTATTAAAAAAGCTAAAGACTTTGGTTATAATGAAGTTGCAATATACAAAAACCAAGAGAAAATAATGGTAAAAATTTAA